The following coding sequences are from one Triticum aestivum cultivar Chinese Spring chromosome 5A, IWGSC CS RefSeq v2.1, whole genome shotgun sequence window:
- the LOC123107521 gene encoding putative cyclin-F1-1, whose translation MLLQPMNNLRQADVPAVHPVSWVMGARRENPGLKCADPYEPDVDADLRAKERDTREHPDADYMSKMQQGHLSPSMRAELVLWMDAFARHLGGLPEGTLCRAVAYLDRFLSVRPVPAHDEALQLVAAAAVSLAAKHEQFASGRRLDAEVVEAFLGTTVHVVEEMEWELFMDLGCAMDGPTAYTFVEHFTRFFQREDELLVRSLALRLLNLTLGFFGFVGRILPSAMAASALFLATQMLGVPLSQNLLEEVTGYKAVDLMGCICALEKLLPKQNL comes from the coding sequence ATGCTGCTCCAGCCGATGAACAACCTGCGACAAGCCGACGTCCCGGCCGTTCATCCCGTCTCTTGGGTCATGGGCGCCCGGCGAGAAAACCCGGGGCTCAAGTGCGCGGATCCCTACGAGCCCGACGTCGACGCGGACCTCCGGGCCAAGGAAAGGGACACCAGGGAGCACCCTGACGCCGACTACATGTCCAAGATGCAGCAGGGCCACCTGAGCCCGTCCATGCGCGCCGAGCTCGTGCTCTGGATGGACGCCTTCGCCCGCCACCTCGGCGGCCTCCCGGAGGGCACGCTCTGCCGCGCCGTCGCCTACCTCGACCGCTTCCTGTCCGTGCGCCCCGTTCCGGCCCACGACGAGGCGCTCCAACTCGTGGCCGCCGCTGCCGTCTCCCTAGCCGCCAAGCACGAGCAGTTCGCCAGCGGTCGGAGGCTCGACGCCGAAGTCGTCGAGGCGTTCCTCGGGACCACCGTGCACGTGGTGGAGGAGATGGAGTGGGAGCTCTTCATGGATCTCGGCTGCGCCATGGACGGCCCGACCGCGTACACCTTCGTCGAGCACTTCACGAGGTTCTTCCAGCGGGAAGACGAGCTCTTGGTGAGGTCCCTCGCGCTTCGGTTGCTCAACCTGACGTTGGGGTTTTTCGGGTTCGTTGGACGGATcctgccgtccgccatggctgcaTCGGCGCTGTTCCTCGCCACGCAGATGCTCGGCGTGCCGTTGAGCCAGAATCTGCTGGAGGAGGTGACGGGGTACAAGGCGGTGGATTTGATGGGTTGCATATGCGCCTTAGAGAAGCTGCTTCCTAAGCAAAATCTCTAA